One Leucoraja erinacea ecotype New England chromosome 3, Leri_hhj_1, whole genome shotgun sequence genomic window carries:
- the LOC129693922 gene encoding uncharacterized protein LOC129693922, producing the protein MSHWDLTSFKKITPILRNSRPKVHRCPISKQISPTHRIRVYCLFYGGKSSSSNLQCFVFKHSDQLRMAVLKSETSAVQVDELGSQFNCSEKLNRTDERGRFPFSSVLATQSRGMQARRARLRPIEILQRLFPSEQQSALALLLQGCNGDVATAIEYFLSAGDAVMNVHLVSRVSELCPASNPANGINPQPVRKLNFGGINSAFTPLHSPVTTDAVFRYRRSTVSLAMDSRNPLFSSYTLPVVGYSPMGLLLPCSPIPTCFSSTSGGYHPDNQ; encoded by the coding sequence ATGTCTCATTGGGATCTTACATCTTTCAAAAAGATCACTCCTATTCTTCGAAACTCACGTCCCAAAGTGCACAGGTGTCCTATTTCAAAGCAAATCAGTCCCACCCATAGGATTCGCGTTTACTGTCTATTCTATGGAGGAAAGTCATCATccagcaatttacaatgttttgtttttaaacattcAGATCAACTCAGGATGGCTGTGCTGAAGAGCGAGACAAGCGCAGTTCAAGTGGACGAATTGGGAAGTCAGTTCAATTGTTCCGAGAAATTGAACCGGACGGACGAGAGAGGTAGGTTTCCCTTCAGCTCCGTGCTCGCCACGCAGAGCAGAGGGATGCAGGCCCGCCGAGCCAGACTGAGACCCATCGAGATACTTCAGCGACTCTTCCCGTCTGAGCAGCAATCAGCCCTGGCTTTACTTCTCCAAGGCTGCAACGGAGACGTGGCGACGGCGATAGAGTACTTCTTGTCAGCCGGGGATGCGGTGATGAACGTTCACCTCGTGTCCCGGGTGAGTGAACTGTGTCCTGCCAGTAACCCAGCGAATGGAATCAATCCTCAGCCGGTTAGAAAGCTGAACTTTGGAGGCATAAACTCGGCATTCACTCCTCTGCACAGTCCGGTCACAACCGACGCAGTTTTCCGGTACAGAAGGTCCACTGTATCTCTCGCTATGGACTCGAGAAATCCACTCTTCTCCTCATATACATTGCCTGTAGTCGGGTACTCGCCAATGGGTCTTTTACTGCCGTGCAGTCCAATTCCAACCTGCTTTTCCAGCACTTCTGGCGGATACCATCCGGATAACCAATAA